cgtaacacgcatctttccatataaaaacagattttaattgATACTAATAAAATCAAGTTAAACTAAGCTACAGCTAGAATAAACTTAGCTTCGCATTCAAGTGCTTAATTGCTTTGCAATGCTGCAATAAGCATTTAATATCAAACTCAAAACGTAAACGTCGCatatagtaaaattaatttcagtttTTAACGACGTAAACACAAGAGTTacttttcaatattacaaaagtgTATGAGACGTTGAAAAATTTCTTGTGTAATTTTCTATCGGCTTCATGATGGATCGTTCACGATATTATTATCGCAATAAATTGTGATTGGcacagaaaatatattatatttgttgtaaACGTTAACGATAATGTTTGTATTGTGatccaaaaagaaaaaaaacatctaaaagAACTGCATGGGCAAGTCACGCGTTCGAATCCCAGGTCGAGCAAAGTAATTTTACTTGGCATTttccgtttttcgaaaatttctctcagtggtagcacggagtctggaaatgtgatcggtatatgtcaataggctcaccacctactacatgggacttacaacacaaattgtgaaatgtcGGTGTTCATtcgcattatgtgccataatgtgcacctcgaacctaccccttcggggattaagggcgtgacgtcataaaaaaagaacagtaAAATTACTTAAACGCAATTACAAGAAAATACTTTGTCCTTACGTAATTTGCCTATTACAAGATAATAACTCATCTTTACGCACTTTGGCTATTAAATTCAAATCGTCGTGATAATAACCCTTCATCATCGTCAATAATAGTCGATACCAGCTCAGTTTTGAAGTTTCggtttttgaggggtgaaaatcatcaattggcttctcccgctttgggtgaagcaagaggaagtatcagattcttactgactaaaaccagcttattcttactcttgctttgagctggagctctGGTAACCATCAAGGACATTCACTGCTTCAATCGGGTATCAGACTTACTAGGAGTTTAATTCTGAGCTCTGGGCCTCTTCTACTTTTAAGAGAGTTTCTCATAATTTTGATGACAAGCAGGTTGAAaatatccagagctgcggaatacttagcaggtttactggggctccggctcaaaaaacaggagtaggaacggggtggtttttagtcagtaatagtctgacactccctctccgctcatccaaggcgtgagaagtcaaaggatgattttcctcccttaaaacaaaatcgctCAAAAACTTCACTAACACAtgcaaaaagttattttttcaaAACCCGCCACCGCCTATACATTAGCCCACAAGCACCAGGTGTCTTATATGTAGCAATCGATCATACTCGTAAGGTGACAAGTGCCAACAGGAACGAATCAATAGGCGCTTCCAAGTAACCTCGGTCCGATCGATTGTTCTTAAGTGCATTGTTTTTTCAGTAATACATATTAGGGTTTATATGGGAATTTACATGTTTTTGGTCCTAAGTAGGAAAGGGATGAGGTTTTACCTAAACGTAGGTAATTATAATCATGAAAGTATCACTGTCTCCTCTTCATCTCCAATGTCTTCCTCAATCCCACATCTGGGAACAaaaagtaaagttccctaagatcggaaaaggaggatccccgaccaggcgaggtgatcggaTCCTGTCTAGTGAGCTTTCTGCCCAATTTTTCACACATGACTGTGTTTATGTGGACCTCATctgttgatttgctcgtcgatcgtctaaTGTGCGACTTCTTCTTATCTGTTTCTTGTCATGTATCGTCAATTATCAATTTAAATACCTCGATCCTTAACCCATTAACTGGgttgcaacgcacttgtacctcTGATGGTGTCTAGACTAGGCACCAAATGTTTTTCATcctataaataaagaaaaagatgCGCAATAGAAAATTTGGATAGTTTGCTCTATATGAGTATGTGAATACAATTTCCTAAAAATTTTAAAAGGCAtcccaataataaaattaggtcTTCTTCTATCATTAAAACAGTATACAATCATTATTAAACCACCAGATCCAAGTAACTAACACCCTCCAAAACCTATACACCATCAAACCTTCACCCCTTTTCGAAACCAACATCAATACACAGGATACAACCCCTTTTTCGAACAGAAGACTCAATAAAatagcaacaaaatattatatttcctgATATATAAACATATGCCCCATCTGTTAAGGTTTGGGCCGTTTTGTATGCAAAGTGATAAGGATATCCTTTGAAAGATGAATGCGCAACTAATGTACTATTATACGTATTGAAATACCGTTAAAgggttataaaaatgtttatgaacTTGAGAGCTTTATAATATACACATTGTCCTGTCCGGATGGAGCAAATTCGATTGCAACGCCATCTACTTAAACTATATTGATCAAGGTAAAACTAAGTTTGTTTTCGTTCTGGGTTGTAGAATAGTAGAATTATCTTTGAGTGAACTAAAGtaggtatttctttttcttctcctctaacaGCATCTTCTGTTTATTTCTATGCGAGATCCAAGACGGTCGTTcgtgtccctgggacgcgccggatttCGGTGTTCAGGTGTTTTCATGGTAatatctactatagatcctggctATGGTGGAAATGtaccattataaaaaaaatctaaattagaGATTCCAAATGTGGAGTTATGTATTTGTGATTTGGAACAGACTAAAGAATTggataaaaaattataagaaatTGAATCAAATCAAGTACAAAAACCATcgaaaaaacatcaataaattcaCCACCGTGCGGAATCCTTTTAAAACTCTGTCGCTAAGCCACACACATTTCGTAAGAAGAATAAAATcgacagtaacctgttcataagctactacatacataggtatagtcagacagcacatcaagctttttttttttgaagggtggaaaaacacaacaaacagattagatagcCCCGGTACTTACAAGTTGCGAACCCAAGCGCTTTGTTAGAAGTTTTCCCgaacccttacttatgatctgctgagccgacagctgacagtaacctgttcataagctacatacatagtcagttttTATGCTTGTTTGTTTAGGTTCAAGTTGTTTTTGGGAGATCAATGGGAACATTGGACTGTATAAATATGGAAGTTCCTTCTCAAATGGAGTCTTATAGGGTCTAAATGTCAAGGCTGTTAAGTTTTCGGATGAAATTATGGATGTATTGTCCAAAACGTGGAAGGTTGTGTAAATAAAGGAATCGATGATGAATTGTTGGCTTTATTCTGTGAGAGCGAGGTTTTGTGAGACGTAACTGAATGGAATTGGGAGAATAATGTTGAAAGAAAGATGTTGTGAAATAGATTTTGTTAATAAGATTTCGTGTTAGAAATTAATGTTCATTATTATACTGAAAGATTAAGGTCATAGGGAGCCGTTGGATGCAGGAGGTTTGCagccggcctatctggaagtcattgggggaggcccatgttcagcagtggacgtcttgtggctgatatgatgatgattatactGAAGATCAGACCAACAAAGGttccattatttaattttataaagtagaTATCtagaaatttattaaaatagccattTCGATCATTATAAGcttcaaattgtataaaacctCTTTACTCTCCCTTTCAACAAAAATCGGTCGTCAAAATATCTGACAGATCAACTTTATGCAAAAAAATGTAACTGACAAAAATTGTCAAATCAATGTCAAtgtaatttgtaatgtaatacaatacaatagcaaaacatgaagtaaataaattataaaaaatgtaaaaaataaccACAATGCATTCAATTAGTTCGAAGATATCAACAGAATTGTAcaagaatataaattaagagTTCAGAAGCGATAAAAGTtcataaataaagaagaaaccATTAAGTACAGTTTAATAATTTGGATTTAAAATGGGTTTGCTGCTCAGTAAAGAATTTAGACGTAAAAAGAAAATCGATGAAGCTACTAGTAATTCTAGGTAAGCATGATATTATAATAGAAAGTTTGAATATAACTGCAGGACAACACacacacttttttattatttatttatttgttaaaaagtaCATGTTAAAACCTTATAAACTATTGTACAGTCCAACAAAACTAAATAccaagtttgtttgttttttcaatgtcttgtgtatgtgaatttgcaCGTTTGTAAACGCTTTTATGACGCAGAAGAAAAATCCTATTGAGGGGCGATTTTAAATACAGTTGCcgaacatatattatgttcGTGAACTACGAAAATGAAGAATGACCTTGCTATACTATTTACACttcattaattataatcatttGAGATGTCATAGcaagaaatatatttcattttattgttgCAGCTTGACCAATGTGCGTTACGTCATAACAGAAAAGCCAAAATGGAAAGTTTTCAAAAAGAAAGAGTGAgtcaatatgtatttttttgtattaaaattccaATCGTTGTAATTACTGATAAATGGTTTTAGTGCTTACCTTATATAGCGGCACTACGGCAAGGGGtagcccttcggggataaaaagcgtgacgttgtgtgtgtggtTTTAGTGCTAGACGGCATAACAATCATGAATGAAATTCTTGCATTCAGTTAATACATAAATTGGTAAAAGTCATAACGATTAATCTAAAAGATGTGTAgtgaatttgtgtgtatgttgcAATAACGTCAAAACATCTAAAGGTACAGGAATAAACTTTTTAAGTCAAGAGAACGCAGGCAAAGCCGTTGTCAGAAGTtggtattaataatgatttcattgtaactttcgtgagacatactaaattaattattatgttatcggcttacacacaacgcggtgattgtcgcggaatgctgctcatgaatatgagcctctagcatagcttgaaactagtcgagttcctcgtcaaaacattacgcgagtaagccgaaaacataataattaataatgatttcaTCCATTAATTACAGAGTGGTGCCCATTCCTCAATACTTCCCTCCGAAGGGATGTGTATGCGGCAACGAAGGAATATGTAAGCAGAAGATCACACCAGCTGGAGTTACTATACATTATccacaaaagtaaaaaatattttatttgtatgtctataataatttaaataactgaTAAGTGTCGAAACAGTTAATGAAAATATGAGCTGGGACTTAAAATTGCAGTTTTCGACTTTAAGTAGTACTCTCTTCAAGTGAATTGTCGCATTTTACATGCgccaattgatttttttttcaatctatTTATCTCCaaactaaaaatattccaaaagaAACCATACTACTCTTGACTTGAACTGAGAAGAGAACTCATGATCTCATACGGATGACTTAAAACAAGTTattagggctccggctcgaaacagGAGCTGGAACAGGGTGCTTTTTACTTAGTAAGAGGTTGGCTCTTACCTCACCCCCCCCCCCTTCTCCAAAAGGGCGCAACTAGTCATTTTAGATACTGTAGACAGTCAATTTACACTTTGAACATAAAATTTATACATACTCGTGATTATAATCCAATTTCATTCAGGGTCGACCTTGAAGCATTTCCATTTGGATTTAAAGGGAAAATTCCTATTTAGaaaatttaaatagttttgtattttcACTCAAACTAATCCTCGTAGTGAAATTACTTCAATGTTTAATTGGACACGTGTAAAAACTAATTAAGGAATGGAATGAATTAGATTAAACTTATGTTTCAAATGTTGTTCGTTAAAATTGCGTAGTTGCGTTAGTCTAGTGGTTATGTATATGACACTGGATTGGGAGGGTTTAGTTTAGACGCTGAAGGTGGctttatctatactataatattataaagctaaagagtttgtttgattgtttgtttgtttgaaagcgctaatctcaggaactactggtccgattttaataattctttttatgttggatagcgcatttatcgaggaaggttataggctataaatcatcacgctacgatcaataggaaccgagcagagcgggtgaaaccgcgcggaatatgatataagctggtaaacgaacagacggatcacttgatggtaagcaatcgtcgccgtcaatgtacacccgaaacatgtgacgcgttacaagtgcgttactggccttttgggggtttagaatttaaggatttttgggaattgggaagattgggaagaggggtaattgggcctcgggtaacctcactaaataaagttattacTGAACCCACACAATTTTGGTTTTCAGAAAGAAAAAATTCACCGCGTTTGGTGGGAAGCGGCGATACAAACCACCAAAAATAAAGAAGAGCAAGTTCAGcaagtttgtatttatttatcaaatagttttataaaaccaAACCAATCGCAaacctaataattatgaatCAACGAACGATGCTATCGCTATCTTTGACAAAATGACACTTTCTTTGACAAAATGATTTCTATCATCAGGCTTGATAGTCACATACTAGTCTTGCCACAATACTATTGCAATCTATTTCTTGCCCTTATCCTAAGTCACTTGGGGTTCGCAGAAAATGCCTTTTTACTATATTCTCTCTCATCAACCATCTCAGGTACTATCCTATCACAGATTTCTTTCTCTTTCGTACTACAACTCTACAAGGATAGAAAAGATGACTTTTCTTTAGTCATCTTCCTGTTATACTCGCGTCATTATTTGACTTTTAATCCTTTGTTTACATGTCTTTTcatttcacatattttattttcaaagtttacTATTCGAATACCTACACAATATAAGGTGTATTAGGAATAAATCTATAGCTTTATTGCCTTCAACGTACAATCTTGTTTGGAATGATGAACAcctaattcaaatttattttcttttactctCAGATCTCGATGGAAGTCCATTCCCAAGGTTTCTCCATTCCAAACAAGAGTTAATACAAGTCTTCACGTTAGTCAACCATCAATAAGTGGTGATAAACTCACAAACGCTTTGAAGGCAATAAAGACTTTGAAACCGACGAAGTCTGGGAtaagtgttaaattaaataatgtcatCCTGAATATTAGATCATTAAGCCGGTTCAGAAGACACTATAGACTAAAAAGAGTGAGCAATGAATTTTTTTATGCCTATCAATATACAGGGTGATCAATAAGGTGAGCACATAGGCAGTTGTTTAACTGGACATCAGTTCTGAAGGCTGGTTGTCATAGGACCTCAGCTCCTATTCGTACGTAGTCTAAAGACCCTTAAGAATATAAAATTTGTTCTGAGAATCGTATTCAAAAAGGAAATTAGGCGTTAGCCCGCAATATACTCATATAATCCCGTTTTCACCAAtctctcttaaattttaagaatCCCCTAAGTTAAGGTAAGTAacacctaacagtacaagttaggggttagtttaggtctCTCACACtgattaactttaaaatatgaGATAGTTTATGGGTGTAAATAGTTAGTCTAGTCAACTGGGAGGGTAATTTGATGAAGATGCTAACTCTTATCGCTGTTTAATAAACAATCTTAATTCTTCTTTATATTTGTTGCAGTCATAGGCCAATAAATAAACTGAAGGGTCGGCCAAAGAAATTTACAACTTGGAGACTGGATAATATAGTTTATAATTCGCCGTTTAACAGGCAAGTTTGCCAGTATACTTATTTCTCAATATAAGGAAAGCCATTAAGCTATAAATTTTTGAACCTATCTATAATGTGAAATTGCTGAATGAATCGCTAATGTGCAGTCTTGAGTGaacgatctagaagcgaacgcgaaaaTAAAAAGCTGTTTAAATCTATTGACGTGGCCTATGTGACCAACTGCACGGTGGATGCGGTGAGCAATCAATTGACTtggtcacaccgcatcgcgttgaattcgcgtgtcaccgcccTGCTTCGCGTTCGTTTCTATTAAATCGTTCACGCAAGATGTCGCGTAGTGTTTAATACAAATGAGTTATTATTTGAGACATAAACTGGAAAATACCTGTAAATTATTCTATGCTGTGGCAAATAATCGCCAACCTGTTTAAGTGTTGTGTTTAACACTCATACCATTACCGAACCGTGTGAGAAGAAGGTCTTTGCCAGCAGTgatcacttataggctgttgatgtgtgatgatgTAATATgttgtcaaatatttaaattgtttgtaattttttacaGAACGTATACGCCGCCCCATCCTGACGTCTTTTCGGAGTCTGACATTAGCGTCACACTGAAGTCTTGCGACACAAGCAGCTCCGACGACACGGTCAGATCTGACGttgtgaattgaaaatgtcTTGATTTATGTaaagtattacaatattatcatgtataaatatataagttactttattactaaaatgataATTCACTGTTTTGGTTTTCTTTCTAtgattttcatcatcatcatctattGCTGTAGAAAAGGCCCATGATGCAAAAATGGTTTAAATTCCACCTTTAACTGGTATTGCATTGTGGGGGCTAGTGGACAGGTCTATTAGAAGACCCGGTGTCCTTTACAGGAGCTCTTAGCAGGTGGTTTTAGTGCGGCAACAAATCCACGCTTCCTAATCTTTCTCCACAAAAAGATAGACGCCTTTccaaggtttcccccgtcatcaaaaaagaaGGTCACAGAAAAGTTAAATCCATTAAATAAACCTGTTTCCATActgaaagtaaaacaaataattacctacAACGAACGATAGTACTATAGGAAAATAAATACCGCTAGTTTGAAGTCCGGATGAGATCTTTGTGATAGTAAAAGGTAAAGATTTTTCTAGAACATCTAACAAAAACAGTACACGTAATTCAAAagcagtattatttatttaattcattagtTACAcagaaaaactttaataaaagcAACATCCTCGCCCAGCGACTCcaagtaataaaatagtttggtaaaataaaaatatttcaacatttcGACGAAAGCACAATAAACCAGTTCATTAACTTGACAAGGGATTGCTCGGTACggaaaatttctttaaaaaaacattcagCGAATGAAGTGAGAACAAAAAATTAACAGCAAAACgaacttcttttattttactcCTCTTCTGAACTTTGTTGAAACCTGGAAGCCATGTTTTTGTGCTATTTGCAAAAGAGTTcgcttttaaaaaggaatagaATTTTTGTTTCAGTATCGGGTAAAAGAGGAAAGGTTAGGTAaactttgattttgtttacTATGTTAAATCTACGTCGATAGGTGTAAGTCGCCCGACAATATTCctaatttgaatatattttcaaatatatttaatgtagtGGTTTAATGAATTTATACATGGGGTTGAGAGCAATGATTGAGGAAAAATGAGCCGGTTCGACCGTAGTGGACATCACCTTATTAAAATCTCGGACAAGGgagctcgggttcgattcccgggtcggacaaagtattactgtgtAGCACGTGTAGTGGTAGCACGGAAACGgatattgtgcccagtatagtgcaatattacatgggatttatgaCACAATTGaagaaaaatgggtgtacattgtacaatggcattacgtgtcctaatgtgtacctctgcctaccctttcggggataaaaattTATGACGATACGATAGAACCCCCCAAATATCcctatatatataggtatatcctataaaaacttaaatataggAAGCTACCTAACtacaattttcttaaaacatGAATTCTGTATCACAATATTACATTGAATCCTATAACACAAAGTTCCACTcatattattaaagaaacaaaacgtACTACGAGTATAACACTTTAATTAAAAGAAGGAACAAAAAGGTTGCCACGATTTTATGACCTTGAGAGGTCGGTGAGTTGAAGGTCACTGTTTCTGACCTTGGTACACAACTgtgtacaaacaaaataaaggtTCTGGTCGGATGAGGGTACGACACAGATACGCCTTCAGTAGTCCTTAACGAGATATTGCTTTACTGATTATTCTCTATaactatttctaaataaatgcGATATTAGATTTTCTTACGCTGTGATATCGAGTTGTGATAAGTTTTGGTGAAAATTGGACCTTAGTTTTATGTATAATTGGGTTCGTTATTCTTTGGTGTTTTGTTGATTTAGGAGATGGAAATATAGTGCATGAGGAATTGATTACAtccaaaaatatagtttaatgatatttttaactCATTAaagaattgtatttaattaaaccaTCCAATTATATGTGATATAAATagatgaattattatatttttacgtaattatttgacgaagaactcgattTGCCACCGCggcaatcgccgcgtcgtgtatcgcggaatgttgcttatgaatatgagcctctaacatgtcttgaaactagtcgagttcctcgtcaaataattacgcgaTGCAATGTccacaccttttatcctcgaaggggtaggcagaggtgcacagttaatttaattacgcgagtaagccgataaacgtaataatatttagattgtctcattaaagttataatataggcataaatagatatttatgcATTATCATCCTCtccaaaaaataatatcagtCACGTTAGGAATCACATCAAAGAATGGTCAATAAAACACAATCTACAAAAACTTTCCAATAACAAAAGGTCCATTTTCCTTCCAAAAAAATCCCGAATGACGTCACAAAAATAACTGCACTAGAAAAATGTTCGAGATATGAATCATTTCGCTATTAGATTCCCTCTCCCGTCGACCCATGTCAGGGACACCCAACTTATTGTGGGATTGTATCTTATTCGTTACAGATTATGAAACAAATTGCCTTCACTGAACTTGTAGGGATTACTCTTAAGGGGAAGATATTTTGGTTCTGTTTTGGGATCATTTTCCCATGGATTTTTGTATCTTTGTAGGAGTTAATTATGATGAATGAGAAATGTGTAGTTGGTGATGATGAAAGTGATGTTACTTCTTTGTGTTGTTTCGATATTTGATTCTCAAGACCTTCTTAATGATAATTTTGGTTGTTTCGATTTTTATTCTGAAGTACAGTAAAGGCTagagttttagtttttaaagttctttttctagtataaggcggtaaacgagAAGAAAGATCacttggtggtaagcaatcggcgtcacCTATGgtcaacaccagaggcgttacaagtgcgtttccaaCTGTTTGCGGGTTggaaatttgaggattgttggggattgtGGAACTTAGGGAAGAGGGGTATTGGGCctcccgtaacctcactcacacaacgcaagcattcaATACCAATGACTGTCCCGCTTACGGCGACTTACTGACTTATTtgatcttactgactaaaaaccacaccgttcctactcctgctattcgagccagagtcccggtaacccgctggaTAATCCGCAGCTCTAATATTTCAATGTCTGATTTACGTTAAAATAGCttatagaaatcaaaattatgtataataattatgtacttgtgaaactaaactaaactaataagttatataataatagctTCACTAAAATTATACCCACTCATATTTATCTACCCACTACCTAACTCGTGTTAGTTAAATGCGTAATTAAACTTCAATTAGAATCCGATATTTGATCTGGCAAAcagttttacatttaattacttaggagataaagttttaattaggttttattCTGATATTCACATCTTTTGTGTACGTAAGGGGTCGGCAGAGGAGCTCataatattaacacattgaacgccgtggtggacaccggtgaccgactttagcggaggatttgccttcaacagttttctattggcagtcaaaggctTAAATGTAACATTTAGGCCTACAGTCCATGTAACCGCACGTCTTACGCACGCTTTCGTCAATAGAAGAATGCATAACGTTTGGAATACAATTGCTTGCTACTtgcataaaattaatcaaaatactGACTTTTTTATCGAATACATGCAGCATGACATGTGACGTATCCGAGAACTAGAATTGAACCTGCCAACCACTTCATTATCCTACCTCCTTA
The Spodoptera frugiperda isolate SF20-4 chromosome 17, AGI-APGP_CSIRO_Sfru_2.0, whole genome shotgun sequence DNA segment above includes these coding regions:
- the LOC118276842 gene encoding uncharacterized protein LOC118276842 codes for the protein MGLLLSKEFRRKKKIDEATSNSSLTNVRYVITEKPKWKVFKKKEVVPIPQYFPPKGCVCGNEGICKQKITPAGVTIHYPQKKKKFTAFGGKRRYKPPKIKKSKFSNHRPINKLKGRPKKFTTWRLDNIVYNSPFNRTYTPPHPDVFSESDISVTLKSCDTSSSDDTVRSDVVN